A window of Gasterosteus aculeatus chromosome 9, fGasAcu3.hap1.1, whole genome shotgun sequence contains these coding sequences:
- the rbm34 gene encoding RNA-binding protein 34, protein MKKKLKKSVEALSGQLAADYEVGQVSGSLFKKKSAASGSLSTLFSTAAPTGAVLFQPPPKPVQKSTEAKERQKETPEVKVQSSQTLPKQKSDADQQLENREISLQNADEDERGKAASARGKKRKVPEEEEAEAGNSTEHWVLKRQKLKAQKEEEAIKNKRTVFVGNLPPSCTKKTLCALFKDYGSIDSIRFRSVAREDPGMSRKVAVIQRKVHPQKTSVNAYVVFSSEDAVALALERNGLEIQKDFHIRVDKVADGSRYDNKRSVFVGNLSFEMNELAFRQHFEDCGKVEAVRLVRDQDSGFGKGFGYVLFESSDSVQLALELDGTKLDGRPLRVRRAEKQANKGGGRRRTGKGPVKGPVSRQERAGRKNFTGNQQNPTKSSTSFRGEMVDPNKKSQKKVLKKKKRPKPKKRVHI, encoded by the exons ATGAAGAAGAAACTCAAGAAGAG TGTCGAGGCGTTGTCGGGGCAGCTGGCAGCTGACTACGAGGTGGGTCAGGTGTCAGGCAGTTTGTTCAAGAAGAAATCTGCAGCCTCCGGATCGCTGTCGACTTTATTCAGCACCGCTGCACCGACGGGGGCGGTTCTGTTCCAGCCTCCACCGAAG CCTGTTCAGAAGAGCACAGAAGCAAAGGAGCGACAGAAGGAAACtccagaggtcaaagttcagtcCAGTCAGACGCTACCTAAGCAGAAATCAGATGCCGACCAGCAGCTGGAAAACAG GGAGATCAGCTTACAGAACGCAGACGAGGACGAGCGAGGGAAGGCGGCCTCCGCTagagggaagaagaggaaagtgccggaggaggaggaggcggaggcggggAACAGTACGGAGCACTGGGTGCTGAAGAGGCAGAAGCTGAAAGcccagaaagaggaggaggccataaAGAACAAGAGGACGGTGTTTGTTGGCAACCTTCCCCCGAGCTGCACCAAGAAG ACGCTGTGCGCCCTCTTCAAAGATTATGGATCCATCGACTCCATCCGCTTTCGCTCTGTG GCCAGAGAGGATCCCGGCATGTCCCGCAAAGTAGCCGTGATCCA ACGCAAAGTCCATCCCCAGAAGACCAGCGTGAACGCCTACGTGGTGTTCTCCAGCGAGGACGCGGTCGCCCTCGCGCTGGAGAG GAACGGCCTGGAGATCCAGAAGGACTTTCACATCCGAGTGGACAAGGTGGCGGACGGATCCAGG TACGACAACAAGCGCTCCGTGTTTGTGGGGAATCTGTCATTCG agatGAACGAACTGGCCTTCCGGCAGCACTTTGAGGACTGTGGCAAAGTGGAGGCCGTACGACTGGTGCGGGACCAGGACTCTGGATTCGGGAAAGGATTCGGCTACGTCCTGTTTGAG AGCTCCGACTCCGTGCAGCTGGCGCTGGAACTGGACGGCACAAAACTGGACGGCAGACCCCTCCGGGTGAGGAGGGCGGAGAAACAGGCGAATAAAGGTGGCGGCAGAAGGAGGACCGGCAAGGGCCCCGTGAAGGGCCCTGTGTCCCGTCAGGAGAGAGCAGGCCGGAAGAATTTCACCGGAAACCAGCAGAATCCGACCAAGAGCTCCACCTCGTTCAGAGGAGAGATGGTGGATCCGAACAAAAAGAGCCAAAAGAAAgtactgaagaagaagaagaggccgaAGCCCAAAAAGAGAGTTCATATCTGA
- the LOC120825310 gene encoding E3 ubiquitin-protein ligase TRIM21-like: protein MASANYGPSEDQFLCSICLDVFTDPVTTSCGHNFCINCINEHWNTSDQNLCPMCKKDFITRPDLRVNTFISEMVVQFRQSAQQKASSSSSEQQESKPGEVPCDVCTGTKVKALKSCLVCVASYCETHLEPHLTASRLKRHQLMDPVENLEGRMCTKHDKPLELFCKSDQTCVCMLCTVLDHKMHDVVPLKEEYEEKKVELKKTEAEIQQMIQKRRLKIQEIKHSVDLSEEDAGREKAEGVQVFTDLMESVERGLKELLNTIEEKQETTKKQAEAFIRELEEEISELMKRSAEVEQLSLSEDHLHLLQSSNIHQPPPTKDWTEVSVCPSYEGTVVRAVSQLEETLSKKMKKWFAELKRVQMFAVDLTLDPETAHPRLILSDDGKQVKHLDVKKKLPNNPERFSNRLCVLTKQSFSSGRFYFEVQVEGKTEWDLGVNRESVDRKGFISLSSLLSPQDGYWIICLTYGNEYKALDDPPVVLSVKSGPQKVGVFVDYEEGVVSFYDVEAAALIYSFTGCSFTEKLFPFFSPGYSIFGRNSAPLIISPVGVN from the coding sequence ATGGCTTCTGCAAACTATGGTCCATCTGAAGATCAGTTCCTGTGCTCCATCTGTCTGGATGTGTTCACTGATCCAGTCACCACATCATGTGGACACAACTTCTGCATAAACTGCATCAATGAACACTGGAACACCAGCGACCAGAACCTGTGTCCAATGTGTAAGAAGGACTTCATCACCAGACCTGATTTGAGGGTCAACACCTTCATCTCTGAGATGGTTGTTCAGTTCAGACAGTCTGCTCAgcagaaagccagcagcagcagctcagagcaaCAAGAGTCCAAACCAGGAGAAGTTCCCTGTGACGTCTGCACTGGAACCAAAGTGAAGGCCCTCAAGTCCTGCCTGGTGTGTGTGGCCTCCTactgtgagactcacctggagcCTCATCTGACAGCTTCACGCCTCAAGAGACATCAGCTGATGGACCCTGTGGAGAACCTGGAAGGCAGGATGTGTACGAAGCACGATAAACCTCTGGAGCTGTTCTGTAAGAGCGACCAGACGTGTGTCTGCATGCTCTGCACTGTTTTAGACCACAAGATGCATGATGTTGTTCCTCTGAAAGAAgaatatgaagaaaagaaggttGAGCTGAAGAAGACAGAGGCTGAAATCCAGCAGATGATCCAGAAGAGAAGACTGAAGATTCAGGAGATCAAACACTCGGTCGACCTCAGTGAGGAagatgcaggcagagagaaagcagaaggtgttCAGGTCTTCACTGATCTGATGGAGTCTGTTGAAAGAGGCTTGAAGGAGCTCCTCAATACAATAGAAGAGAAGCAGGAAACCACAAAGAAACAGGCTGAAGCTTTCAtcagagagctggaagaggaaatctctgagctgatgaagaggagcgctgaggtggagcagctgtctctctctgaagaccacctccatcttctccagtcctcaaacatccatcagccaccacccaccaaggactggacagaggtcagtgtttgtccttcatatgaggggactgtggtgagagctgtgtctcagctggaggagacactcagtaagaagatgaagaagtggtttgCTGAGCTGAAGAGGGTCCAGATGTTTGCAGTGGATCTGACTCTTGATCCTGAAACAGCTCATCCTCGTCTCATCCTGTCTGACGATGGGAAACAAGTGAAACACCTTGATGTGAAGAAGAAGCTTCCAAACAACCCAGAGAGGTTTTCTAATCGGTTATGTGTTTTAACAAAGCAGAGTTTCTCTTCAGGCAGATTCTACTTTGAGGTTCAGGTTGAAGGAAAGACTGAGTGGGATTTAGGAGTGAACAGAGAGTCAGTCGACAGGAAGGGATTCATCTCACTCTCCAGTCTACTGAGTCCTCAGGATGGTTACTGGATCATATGTTTGACATATGGAAATGAATACAAAGCTCTTGATGATCCTCCAGTTGTTCTCTCTGTGAAGTCTGGTCCTCAGaaggtgggggtgtttgtggacTATGAGGAGGGTGTGGTCTCCTTTTATGACGTAGAAGCTGCAGCTCTCATCTACTCCTTCACTGGCTGCTCCTTCACTGAGAAGCTCTTCCCGTTCTTCAGTCCTGGGTATTCTATCTTTGGTAGAaactctgctcctctgatcaTCTCTCCTGTCGGAGTAAATTAA
- the LOC120813324 gene encoding mitochondrial import receptor subunit TOM20 homolog, which produces MRDTLRMVEKPPPPLSSEPPLRALTEERHADEDQLALRSDLTTVHRVTTSCEDLSLFVLQLPDLKDAEAVQKFFLEEIQLGEELLAQGDYEKGVDHLTNAIAVCGQPQQLLQVLQQTLPPPVFQMLLTKLPSISQRIVSAQSLSEDDIE; this is translated from the exons ATGAGAGACACCCTGAGAATGGTCGAGAAACCACCTCCGCCTCTGAGCAGTGAACCACCGCTGAGAGCTCTCACTGAAGAACGT CATGCAGATGAAGATCAGCTGGCTCTCAGATCAGATCTCACTACTGTTCACCGTGTGACGACTTCCTGTGAGGACCTGagtttgtttgtcctgcagctccCCGACCTGAAGGACGCTGAGGCGGTGCAGAAGTTCTTCCTGGAGGAGATCCAGCTGGGGGAGGAGCTTCTGGCTCAGG GAGACTACGAGAAAGGCGTGGACCACCTGACCAACGCCATCGCCGTGTGTGGTCAgcctcagcagctgctgcaggtgctGCAGCAGACTCTGCCTCCACCCGTCTTCCAGATGCTCCTCACCAAACTGCCCAGCATCAGCCAG CGCATCGTGAGTGCACAGAGTCTGAGCGAGGACGATATAGAATGA
- the LOC120813325 gene encoding E3 ubiquitin-protein ligase TRIM39-like isoform X1: MASANYGPSEDQFLCSICLDVFTDPVTTSCGHNFCINCINEHWNTSDQNLCPMCNKDFITRPDLRVNTFISEMVVQFRQSAQQKASSSSSEQQESKPGEVPCDVCTGTKVKALKSCLVCLFSYCETHLEPHLTASRLKRHQLMDPVENLEGRMCTKHDKPLELFCKSDQTCVCMLCTVLDHKNHDVVPLEEEYEEKKVELKKTEAEIQKMIQKRRLKIQEIKHSVNLSEEDAGREKAEGVQVFTDLMESVRRGLKELLKTIEEKQEATKKQAEAFIRELEEEISELMKRSAEVDQLSLSEDHLHLLQSSNIHQPPPTKDWTEVSVCPSYEGTVVRAVSQLEETLSKKMKKWCADAELKIVQMFAVDLTLDPETAHPDLILSDDGKQVKLGDVNKKNLPNNPERFSIWLCVLTKQSFSSGRFYFEVQVEGKTRWYLGVNRESVNRKVFIPLSPQNGYWTIRLINGNEYNALDDPPVVLSVKSRPQKVGVFVDYEEGVVSFYDVEAAALIYSFTGCSFTEKLFPFFHPGFYDDVRNSAPLIISPVGVN; encoded by the coding sequence ATGGCTTCTGCAAACTATGGTCCATCTGAAGATCAGTTCCTGTGCTCCATCTGTCTGGATGTGTTCACTGATCCAGTCACCACATCATGTGGACACAACTTCTGCATAAACTGCATCAATGAACACTGGAACACCAGCGACCAGAACCTGTGTCCAATGTGTAACAAGGACTTCATCACCAGACCTGATTTGAGAGTCAACACCTTCATCTCTGAGATGGTTGTTCAGTTCAGACAGTCTGCTCAgcagaaagccagcagcagcagctcagagcaaCAAGAGTCCAAACCAGGAGAAGTTCCCTGTGACGTCTGCACTGGAACCAAAGTGAAGGCCCTCAAGTCCTGCCTGGTGTGTCTGTTCTCCTactgtgagactcacctggagcCTCATCTGACAGCTTCACGCCTGAAGAGACATCAGCTGATGGACCCTGTGGAGAACCTGGAAGGCAGGATGTGTACGAAGCACGATAAACCTCTGGAGCTGTTCTGTAAGAGCGACCAGACGTGTGTCTGCATGCTCTGCACTGTTTTAGACCACAAGAACCATGATGTTGTTCCTCTGGAAGAAgaatatgaagaaaagaaggtcGAGCTGAAGAAGACAGAGGCTGAAATCCAGAAGATGATCCAGAAGAGAAGACTGAAGATTCAGGAGATCAAACACTCGGTCAACCTCAGTGAGGAagatgcaggcagagagaaagcagaaggtgttCAGGTGTTCACTGATCTGATGGAGTCTGTTAGAAGAGGCTTGAAGGAGCTCCTCAAAACAATagaagagaagcaggaagccACAAAGAAACAGGCTGAAGCTTTCAtcagagagctggaagaggaaatctctgagctgatgaagaggagcgctgaggtggaccagctgtctctctctgaagaccacctccatcttctccagtcctcaaacatccatcagccaccacccaccaaggactggacagaggtcagtgtttgtccttcatatgaggggactgtggtgagagctgtgtctcagctggaggagacactcagtaagaagatgaagaagtggtgtGCTGACGCTGAGCTGAAGATTGTCCAGATGTTTGCAGTGGATCTGACTCTTGATCCTGAAACAGCTCATCCTGATCTCATCCTGTCTGACGATGGGAAACAAGTGAAACTTGGTGATGTGAACAAGAAGAATCTCCCAAACAACCCAGAGAGATTTTCTATTTGGCTCTGTGTTTTAACAAAGCAGAGTTTCTCTTCAGGCAGATTCTACTTTGAGGTTCAGGTTGAAGGAAAGACTCGGTGGTATTTAGGAGTGAACAGAGAGTCAGTCAACAGGAAGGTATTCATCCCACTGAGTCCTCAGAATGGTTACTGGACTATTCGTTTGATAAATGGAAATGAATACAATGCTCTTGATGATCCTCCAGTTGTTCTCTCTGTGAAGTCTCGTCCTCAGaaggtgggggtgtttgtggacTATGAGGAGGGTGTGGTCTCCTTTTATGACGTAGAAGCTGCAGCTCTCATCTACTCCTTCACTGGCTGCTCCTTCACTGAGAAGCTCTTCCCGTTCTTCCATCCTGGTTTTTATGACGATGTTAGAaactctgctcctctgatcaTCTCTCCTGTCGGAGTAAATTAA
- the LOC120813325 gene encoding E3 ubiquitin-protein ligase TRIM39-like isoform X2, translated as MCNKDFITRPDLRVNTFISEMVVQFRQSAQQKASSSSSEQQESKPGEVPCDVCTGTKVKALKSCLVCLFSYCETHLEPHLTASRLKRHQLMDPVENLEGRMCTKHDKPLELFCKSDQTCVCMLCTVLDHKNHDVVPLEEEYEEKKVELKKTEAEIQKMIQKRRLKIQEIKHSVNLSEEDAGREKAEGVQVFTDLMESVRRGLKELLKTIEEKQEATKKQAEAFIRELEEEISELMKRSAEVDQLSLSEDHLHLLQSSNIHQPPPTKDWTEVSVCPSYEGTVVRAVSQLEETLSKKMKKWCADAELKIVQMFAVDLTLDPETAHPDLILSDDGKQVKLGDVNKKNLPNNPERFSIWLCVLTKQSFSSGRFYFEVQVEGKTRWYLGVNRESVNRKVFIPLSPQNGYWTIRLINGNEYNALDDPPVVLSVKSRPQKVGVFVDYEEGVVSFYDVEAAALIYSFTGCSFTEKLFPFFHPGFYDDVRNSAPLIISPVGVN; from the coding sequence ATGTGTAACAAGGACTTCATCACCAGACCTGATTTGAGAGTCAACACCTTCATCTCTGAGATGGTTGTTCAGTTCAGACAGTCTGCTCAgcagaaagccagcagcagcagctcagagcaaCAAGAGTCCAAACCAGGAGAAGTTCCCTGTGACGTCTGCACTGGAACCAAAGTGAAGGCCCTCAAGTCCTGCCTGGTGTGTCTGTTCTCCTactgtgagactcacctggagcCTCATCTGACAGCTTCACGCCTGAAGAGACATCAGCTGATGGACCCTGTGGAGAACCTGGAAGGCAGGATGTGTACGAAGCACGATAAACCTCTGGAGCTGTTCTGTAAGAGCGACCAGACGTGTGTCTGCATGCTCTGCACTGTTTTAGACCACAAGAACCATGATGTTGTTCCTCTGGAAGAAgaatatgaagaaaagaaggtcGAGCTGAAGAAGACAGAGGCTGAAATCCAGAAGATGATCCAGAAGAGAAGACTGAAGATTCAGGAGATCAAACACTCGGTCAACCTCAGTGAGGAagatgcaggcagagagaaagcagaaggtgttCAGGTGTTCACTGATCTGATGGAGTCTGTTAGAAGAGGCTTGAAGGAGCTCCTCAAAACAATagaagagaagcaggaagccACAAAGAAACAGGCTGAAGCTTTCAtcagagagctggaagaggaaatctctgagctgatgaagaggagcgctgaggtggaccagctgtctctctctgaagaccacctccatcttctccagtcctcaaacatccatcagccaccacccaccaaggactggacagaggtcagtgtttgtccttcatatgaggggactgtggtgagagctgtgtctcagctggaggagacactcagtaagaagatgaagaagtggtgtGCTGACGCTGAGCTGAAGATTGTCCAGATGTTTGCAGTGGATCTGACTCTTGATCCTGAAACAGCTCATCCTGATCTCATCCTGTCTGACGATGGGAAACAAGTGAAACTTGGTGATGTGAACAAGAAGAATCTCCCAAACAACCCAGAGAGATTTTCTATTTGGCTCTGTGTTTTAACAAAGCAGAGTTTCTCTTCAGGCAGATTCTACTTTGAGGTTCAGGTTGAAGGAAAGACTCGGTGGTATTTAGGAGTGAACAGAGAGTCAGTCAACAGGAAGGTATTCATCCCACTGAGTCCTCAGAATGGTTACTGGACTATTCGTTTGATAAATGGAAATGAATACAATGCTCTTGATGATCCTCCAGTTGTTCTCTCTGTGAAGTCTCGTCCTCAGaaggtgggggtgtttgtggacTATGAGGAGGGTGTGGTCTCCTTTTATGACGTAGAAGCTGCAGCTCTCATCTACTCCTTCACTGGCTGCTCCTTCACTGAGAAGCTCTTCCCGTTCTTCCATCCTGGTTTTTATGACGATGTTAGAaactctgctcctctgatcaTCTCTCCTGTCGGAGTAAATTAA
- the LOC120825432 gene encoding mitochondrial import receptor subunit TOM20 homolog — protein MMGGRTSALAAGLCGALLVGYCIYFDKKRRSDPDFKNRLRERRRKQKAANERSGMAKLPDLKDAEAVQKFFLEEIQLGEELLAQGDYEKGVDHLTNAIAVCGQPQQLLQVLQQTLPPPVFQMLLTKLPSISQRIVSAQSLSEDDIE, from the exons ATGATGGGCGGAAGGACCAGCGCGCTCGCCGCGGGGCTGTGCGGCGCTCTGCTCGTCGGCTACTGCATCTATTTCGACAAGAAGAGACGGAGTGACCCCGACTTCAAGAACAGGCTGCGAGAAC GGCGGAGAAAGCAGAAGGCAGCCAATGAGAGGTCAGGCATGGCCAAG ctccCCGACCTGAAGGACGCTGAGGCGGTGCAGAAGTTCTTCCTGGAGGAGATCCAGCTGGGGGAGGAGCTTCTGGCTCAGG GAGACTACGAGAAAGGCGTGGACCACCTGACCAACGCCATCGCCGTGTGTGGTCAgcctcagcagctgctgcaggtgctGCAGCAGACTCTGCCTCCACCCGTCTTCCAGATGCTCCTCACCAAACTGCCCAGCATCAGCCAG CGCATTGTGAGCGCACAGAGTCTGAGCGAGGACGATATAGAATGA